Genomic window (Rhododendron vialii isolate Sample 1 chromosome 4a, ASM3025357v1):
cagtttatacagctttgccatcatgcatgtgtccatcatcatttcatcactccttgtacacaagcaccagcatacaccttctattttccatacctgtggatacctgctacgtgtttaacgaaacaaaatccttttgtaaaatcccacaaatgtttagtagagaccgacatcgcgccGGGTGAggggggggtgccgtaaaacccttcccctctcgtaacatggctttcGAATCCTCGAATGAtatttggttttcaattcaaatcgatcaattttcaaatcgaaaacggtttctcgggtggcgaaccacaaatccgggtggcgactcttcaaaatttttcatATCGATCAGCCGGAGCGGCATGTGTTTTTCGGGCcaccccgatctcacccggggcagtggtagcccacagtggcgactctgctggggagatGGTTTTATTAAacttgtgagccaagcttgaaaagtgtttgtgggattttcaaattgattttgattcatcatctatttcttgtgtatatatctcgtgcagccccgctgttgtgtttcggcaatcctacTCGGCTTGCCGGTGATAGGGAATCCCGGGACACTCAGCAACTctcgaccgtgatgagtcatctctaccgtttgtaccattattgggcgtacgctcaatagtgggaggtatactttgactctagtccggggaacccatttcaagccaaaaccggcccTTGTACGTGTTTAGCAAGCCATaaaacattccaaattaggacaggggcctgcagggtaggattatgtgCTATATCATGTCTATGTGCTGCATTTCATTTCACGCCATCATGCTGTCAGCCACGGTTCTCGAGACTTGCTCGCACGGTCTTTGGGAGGTTgccgagacccgatgaagagtcacgcGCCCTTATGCGTGTTGTTAACCATATGAGTCCTCAAGCTaaaacctaagggaaactaggattttgttaagtcctCGACTAGTGTTCGGTCGGGGAATTAACCAAAGGGAGGAATGACACGGAAACAGAACATCATGACGCCGACACCGCCCAGGCTAAAAGCAAATGTGCCgcttacgccacttcggttatcgtatcatgttgttcaccccaagtcattccaaactgatggtcaatttcttgatgagatactagccgaatacttaacttattttgGCATCTTTTGGGGAAAGACGCTCCCTAAATGAGGATAAAAATCCGAGGATCACGGCAACCTCTCAAAcattcaatcatttttcaaaaaccaaagtcGACGACGGTGATGGTGACGCAcgcattttccaaagaattacGCATAAACTTCATAAAATGTAAGCAGGCACCACATCTGAGCgcggtttttgctttgctatcagtgctgagcaattgggccaaggaagaagaatatcataccctccTGGACTAGACCCTTGGGACAGAGATTAAAGCGACTCCAACTTCAGGCAGACCCCGCCAGTGCATCGGATTCAAGGGCGAAAATGGACCTACTAATcggaaacctcaacccaaaCGGAGACAATCCAAACTCGAACTtaatcccaaacctcaaccttaacagaggcaatccaaatcctaGCGAAGGCAATCCgaacccaaatccaaatctaCATCCCAATCCTAACCCGAACCCGGAACCGAACCAGGAAATCCCAAATGGAGAAATGAGGCAGATCACGCAAGCTATTCAGCGTCTGGGCGAACGTACCGACAATCAAATCGCCCAACTCATGACGATGATAACCGGGGTTGCCTGACggcttccaaacccaaatccaaaccctaatctaaacctGAATCCCAACCCGGAGCAACCGATCCTCGAAGTGGAAGCCCCGCAGAACACCGAGATGGCAGCAGTcttggcaaagatcacccagttagaacagtctgttgcgagaaacgagaagattgcctcgacaagttttgacatcaacaagctttgcctttttcccaacGCAAAGCTCCCGGAGAAGTTCAGACCAATCGACTTTGCTAAATTCGACGGGACTGGAGATCTGAAAGCGCATTTGATTGGGTATATCGGAGCACTGTCTATGTGGGGAGTCGAAAAGGATGCCATGGCCCAAATGTTCTCCCAGACCTTGGTGGGTcatgctctttactggttcacttcgttggatgaaaggaagaagcGCTCATGGGAAGACATATGTGCGGCTTTCgtggcgcaatatgattacaacatccaactggaggttaccactcgggaactcgaatctacaaagatggaagccaaggaagCCTTCGCAGATTTTGTGAAAAGATGGAGATCTAAGGCAGCACAGATGAAAGATAGGCCAaccgatagagatcaaatccggatgattgtccggaatcttcagcccaaccttgcaaggcatatggtgatggctcaggcctgctctgattttaaaacattctttgatacaggcttggccgtcgaagaagcagttcaactgggaatcctcgacaaacctgaacctcctcccaaagccaagaaggtctACTCCGGTAACAGCAGCACGCTGTTCGAAAACTCCAAttacacccaactcccaaacacctcctcaaacacgACCCAAGCTGAACCTGTCAACCAGATTGTAACCCAAACCAGTCAACCTCGATCCCAACCCCGTGTGTTCGcccaattttcagcacctctctccgcagtgtttgaaaagttggtcgaaagtgatctcCTTAAACCACTTGCTCCCACCCCACTGCCACAAAAGCTCTCTGCCTCTCACAACCCCAACGccttctgcgcctatcaccaaaatcctggccacctaaccgataactgcttccgccttcgccatgccattcaagacctcatagacaacaagacCATTCCTATGCTTCACCAAAAACCCAATACCGTCTCCAACCCACTTCCGAAACATTCAAACGCCCGcacaaaccacatttccctgagccaccccttcaacccaagccttcacatcatcTCTGTCACTAAGCCCAAGCCAATTGCTGAGATTCCGGCCGAGGATGCTATCTGTGCGCTTGAAACGGTGGAatgggattttcaaagaaggtgggaggacCTAGCGAATGATTTCCTGACAGTGGAACAACGAGCCATTGTTAACGGAGTGTGGCCTGTGTCAGTTAATGCTCAGCAAGTCGAAGAATTGGAACATGGTGAGTGGAGACAAGCCTGGGATGAGATGATGGCAGATCCATTTGATGGATATTCCCTGTTTACTCTATTCTCAGAGCCTGAACCAGTCGAGGAGTTTGACGAATGGGACCCAGAACCCGGTGGGTGGCTCTGGCAAGACGATTCAGACCCTCTTGatgaaacatctttggtgtGCTTGTTCTGGGAGCAGGAAGAGGAACAGGGCCCTGACCTGATGAACCCCCGCTTATTCTCCGGGCTTTCCGCTTCAACCATAATCAATATCGATAGGGATTCTGACGCCCTCGCCCGTACCTTGGATCAAGTCTTCTGTCCACAGGAGTACATTTATTAATGAATTCATCCCACAACCAATTGTTGAGATCCCTGACGAATCCCATATCTGCGTGCTGGATCCTGAAAACCTTTGGGGTAAGGCTGAAATGGTGAACGTATGGGTCGATGGTGAAGAACTTACTGtcaacaaggctatgttggaCGAAGGCTCTCTACAGgtcaacaacagcagcaacgtCGACTTCTGGAACTCTCATGAAGAAGAAAACATATGGAATGCCCTGGAGATGGAACTTTTGAATGACACCCTGGAGAAGACAAAGCTCGATAAGGGAAAACGCAAGGCCAATACCGATCTCTCCGATTTCTGGGGGGGTCTTCGATTGGAATCCGCCCCCATGGCAGTCTGTAATCTCACCAGAAGCGGTAGGGTATACCAGCCCGCCAACTTCCAGCAAGGAAGCTCGTCCCGAGCAGCTCCCCCTCAACAGAGTAACCCTCGCATCCTTGAGAATCCCGCCAACTCCACCCCTGTCTCGCCAGCTCCATAAAATAACTCCTCAAACTCCGATAACCTGCCACATCAACCTGACCCGCCCACCCACCTTAATTCATTTGTCAGCTCAAACCCAAATGCCTCTCAATACCAAAACTTAAATTCCAACGATgaccccatcatccagcaacttcatgaaacccctgcCCGCATGTCCATGTGGGGAGTGTTGGCAGCTTCCCGCGTGCATCGCCGAAGgcttgtcaactctctctccagGCTTGAGGTCCCTTCCGACATAGCCCCAGAAGCCCTCATCGCCCTTATAACCCCAAATTTTACCCAACACACTTTATCCTTCACCGAGAAAGACCTTCCGCCTGAAGAAACCGATCACAATAAGCCTCTCCAcgtgaccatgaaatgcctgggaaagtgggtccccgcGATACTCATAGACAATGGTTCGGCCATCAACGTGTGCCCACTCCGCATTGCTTACTGCCTGAGTCTCAAAAACAAGGACTTTGCGCCATCAACTTTGGGCGTCCGGGCTTATGATAACACGCGGCGTGATGTCCTGggaacaatcaacctggaaCTGATAACTGGGAAGTTCAAGACCACCGTGGAATTTTGTGTACTAGACATACCGGCCTCGTTCAACCTCTTActggggaggccatggctgcaccgttCTGACGTTATGGGGGTACCCTTTACGCTGCatcagaaactcatcctaggattgGATTCTGGGACTCTTGTTATCCACGAGGATTCCGGTATTCGTCCCCACTCTGAAGATAATTCCCCACTGCTAGAAATCATGCACGGAGAAGAAGACGTGGCCTTAGGAGGGTTTGCTGTCATGACCTCAAAAGTTTGCACCATTCGGGCtgaagatggtttcttggtgagttTCGCAGCATTGGAAATCATGAAGCGAATGAATTACCTCCCGGGCATGGGCTTGGGGCTCTATGAGCAAGGAGTCTCCGAGTTCCCTCATTTCCCCGGGAGTAATGAACGCTTCGGTCTGGGTTACGAGTTCGAGAagagtgatccagagaaaaggTGGCGCAACCGCGCCCGAGCTCATGCAGTCGGAAAGAATcagaagaaagaggaagcaCCATATCGAGGAGAACCCGAGCCTTTCGTTGATCTTGAAACAAAAGTGAAACACCCTGGGTTTGAGATCTTCGCcaatgacacttgggaggaTGATAAAGAGGaaactaagatggaagaattgtccgaagcactggattggcttgaagcctttggtttgggtagtctccaaTCTCTGTTTGAAGGTGAGGAACCAGAGGGTATGATAGAAGACGCGGCTGTGCTCATGctgggaggagaagatgaattggaagacccttctaagctcattgtggacgctgtgggcgcttatgaaaactgcactttcattccttttgtaacgcgcactcacgacactagcatcgagtccgagtctgagtctgatacTGACTCTTCGTCTAGtagtgagtcggagtttgtgcctattggccctcctcgtcgtagcttttacttcgagtttgagtcaactgctgtattccctccctccgaggagcctatcaatcaaatgaacgacgcctttgcttacttgccggattttgaaataaattgtttggatcccgacgatgaaggaatagatttcgatggggacatccccaaggaaatccgttccctcatcgagcgtgaaaatgaaaggcatgctcagcctctaaaagaagaaataatctcgataaacttgggtgatgaggagaaccctCGATTGGTTCAGGTCGGTTCCGGGCTGTCTCCAGATGAGCTTCAAGAACTTACCAATTCACTAAAGgaatttaaagaagtctttgcttggtcccatgcagacatgcccggaatcgacccagaaattgtcgagcacaggatccccctctatcccgatgcaaaacccgttaaacaaaagctgagaagaatgcggcccgattgggtgttaaaaaataaaagaggaactaacgaaacagatcgacgctggttttctaatcgtaactgaataccccacttgggttgcaaacattgtgcctgtccccaaaaaggatggaagaatcagaGTATCTgtcgattttagagatctgaacaaagcaagccctaaagatgatTTTCCATTACCGCATATAGACATACTCGTTGATAACACTGCAGGGCATGCTTTactatccttcatggacggtttctcGGGGTACAATCAAATTCTCTTGGCTCCagaagacagggaaaagactacgttcatcaccgaatggggaACCTATTGCTAtcgggttatgccgtttgggttgaaaaatgccggtcttacgtatcagaggggtgctacTACACTGCTGCATGATatgatccataaggaagtcgaagtgtacgtcgatgatatgatagtgaaggggaaggagcggaAAGATCACCTCCCCGCGCTGAGAAAGTTCCTTGAGAGAGTTCAGAAATACAAGATGCAccttaatccacagaagtgcacattcggagtcactgctgggaaaatgctcgggttcatgatcacaacccgaGGGATTGAGGTAAGACCCTTATAAAATCAAAGCCGTTCTTGAGATGGAACCACCCCGATCAGAGAAGGAGGTCCGatgtttcttgggaaaaattcaattcatcagtcgattcatcgccaagctgaccttgacttgtgaaccattatttcgatTGCTCAAGAAGGATGTAAAGTTCGAGTGgaacgagaagtgtcagaaagctttcgaagcggtgcaaacttatctccagaaccctccgatcctgatgccacctacaccaggaaaacctttgatcctatacttgtccgtcacgccctcatcaatggggtgcatgctggcacaagaaggagaagatggggttgaaagggcgatttactacttgagcaagaagatggtaggatgcgaggagcgatacacttcgctggaaaagacatgttgggcgcttgtatgggccacaaagaagttgagacactacatgctcgcttactcggtgatactgatctctcggatggatcctctcaagtatctatttgagaagccagcacttaccggtaagctagcacgttggttgctcttgttggcaGAATTCGAAATCAAGTACGTCATTCGCAAGTCAGTGAAAGGAAGAGCGGTGGCAGAGTTTTTGGCAGATCGTCCGATTGATGGCCCAgagcacacagaatttcaatttctggatgaagatgtgatgtcaacggtcaatgaaacgtgggtgttgtacttcgatggagccgcaaatcagaaaggattcgggattggcatactgctggtctcgcctgaggggtcgcatattcccctcgcattcaagttgaacttcgaagtcacgaacaacgaagctgagtacgaagcatgtattgtggggatggaagccgcattggagattggtgtcaaagtgctagaagtcgtcggagattccaacctggttgTATCGCAAGCAAACGGAGAAAGGAAGGTCCGGGATgagaaaatgaagccgtatcatcagcagctcgatgaacttctcccgaattttcaaaaggtaaccttcacgcatgtaccgaggatgaagaaccgcttGGCAGATGCCCTGGCCACTTTAgcatccatgctggaacttccaattggGGTGAAGCTAAGGCCTGTCATGATTGAGCAGAGGGGAAAACATGTGTACGACTATGTCATGAACATCGACGAACCGGACGATGGACTCCCTTGGTTCTACGATATCCGGAATTTCGTCGAGAAAGGGGAGttccctgtggattcaactaAGAAAGATCGGATCGCACTGCAACGACTCGcatctcaatacatcatctgtggaggacaatTATATCGGCGATCTCCTTGCGGAGTTCACAAGCTGTGTGTTCACGGGGACGACATCAAAgcagtaatggaagaagttcacgaaggggtttgtggacctcatatgaatgggatgatgctgGCTAAGAAAgtgttaaggctaggctactattggtctaccatggagacagaATGCATTGAGTACGTACGCcggtgccacaagtgccagactcatgccaaccttatccatgttccgccttcggagttacactcgatggcaacgccatggccattctccgcttagggcattgatgtcattggaAAAATCACACCTGCAGCTTCTAACGGTCACAGGTTCATCTTGGTGGCagtcgattacttcactaagtgggtcgaagcagcttcatacaaaactttgacgacggTTCAAGTGGCTAACTTCATCAAGCAAAACATCGTttatcggtatggggtccctcaagcattcgtatctgataacggtgttcatttc
Coding sequences:
- the LOC131323808 gene encoding uncharacterized protein LOC131323808 — its product is MKNRLADALATLASMLELPIGVKLRPVMIEQRGKHVYDYVMNIDEPDDGLPWFYDIRNFVEKGEFPVDSTKKDRIALQRLASQYIICGGQLYRRSPCGVHKLCVHGDDIKAVHLGGSRLLH